From one Calypte anna isolate BGI_N300 chromosome 11, bCalAnn1_v1.p, whole genome shotgun sequence genomic stretch:
- the SLC22A31 gene encoding LOW QUALITY PROTEIN: putative solute carrier family 22 member 31 (The sequence of the model RefSeq protein was modified relative to this genomic sequence to represent the inferred CDS: deleted 1 base in 1 codon): MAAAGAGGGSRPRGRRAAGGWAPCAALALGWALGWALGVAPPHRCRPDAALLPPPLRRLGGAALLRAAVPRLRGGWSPCQLYRYRPPAAGTTPRPNGTGPCTRGWHYTLPAAGLRSNLVTQWDLVCSSRWKVPLEQTTHLLGWTLGSVTAGLACDRFGRRPVFVVSLVLAVPLGLSVALAVNFVMVLVARLLFGAALAGGFLSLYVARLELCDPPHRLGVTMVAVFFWIAGELLLPGLAVLCRDWRVLQGAVTMILALLAACWWCPALLLESPRWLLATWQPERARKTLQLLAESSGHSSQDGSCHQESFLTELESLAEGCPQPRYHAVCEIFGTRVIWKNGVILGFAAFIGSGIRHCFTRNLSPHLPQFFSSYFVLVGTEAAACLFVCLTAERFGRRAVLLLCTILTGISSLLLLALTQYLLDLIVLTLSVVGITASHAVTMLSIFFASEVLPTVIRGAGLGLVVGASFVGKAAAPITAIPNSRGFFLHHLVFASFAILSVLSIMLLPESQGRRLPQSLQDGESQRRPPLFHRPPREDHLPLLSPHDIPHDYSRLTTSTKRMLSSPPPPCQT; this comes from the exons ATGGCGGCGGCTGGGGCGGGGGGAGGTTCGCGTCCGCGGGGCCGTCGGGCGGCGGGGGGGTGGGCTCCCTGCGCGGCGCTGGCGCTGGGGTGGGCGCTGGGGTGGGCTCTGGGGGTCGCCCCCCCACACCGCTGCCGCCCCGACGCCGCTCTCCTGCCGCCCCCGCTCCGCCGCCTCGGGGGGGCCGCGCTGCTCCGCGCCGCCGTCCCCCGCCTCCGCGGCGGCTGGAGCCCCTGCCAGCTCTACCGCTACCGCCCCCCCGCCGCCGGTACCACCCCCCGGCCCAACGGCACCGGGCCTTGCACCCGCGGCTGGCACTACACCCTGCCCGCCGCCGGGCTTCGCTCCAACCTCGTCACCCAG TGGGACCTGGTGTGCTCCTCACGCTGGAAGGTGCCCCTGGAGCAGACCACCCACTTGCTGGGCTGGACGCTGGGCAGTGTCACCGCTGGCCTGGCCTGTGACAG GTTCGGCCGCCGGCCCGTCTTTGTGgtgtccctggtgctggcagtgccaCTGGGTCTCAGCGTGGCACTGGCTGTGAACTTTGTCATGGTGCTGGTGGCACGGCTGCTCTTCGGCGCGGCGCTGGCTGGTGGCTTCCTCTCCCTCTACGTGGCAC GTCTGGAGCTGTGTGACCCCCCGCACCGGCTGGGGGTGACGATGGTGGCCGTCTTCTTCTGGATCGCCGGGGAGCTGCTTCTGCCggggctggcagtgctgtgccGGGACTGGCGGGTGCTGCAGGGTGCTGTCACCATgatcctggctctgctggctgcctgctggTG GTGCCCAGCGCTGCTGTTGGAGTCACCACGCTGGCTGCTGGCTACCTGGCAGCCCGAGAGGGCCAGAAAGACCCTGCAG TTACTAGCTGAAAGCAGTGGCCACAGCTCCCAGGACGGCTCTTGCCACCAGGAAAGCTTCCTCACAG AGCTGGAGTCCCTGGCTGAGGGGTGCCCACAGCCCCGGTACCATGCCGTCTGTGAGATCTTTGGCACCAGGGTCATCTGGAAGAACGGTGTCATCCTCGGCTTTGCGGC GTTCATCGGCTCCGGCATCCGCCACTGCTTCACCCGCAACCTTTCCCCCCACCTGCCCCAATTCTTCTCCTCCTACTTTGTGCTGGTGGGCACCGAGGCAGCCGCATGCCTCTTCGTCTGCCTGACCGCTGAGCGCTTCGGGCGCCGGGCtgtgctcctgctctgcaccaTCCTCACCggcatctcctccctcctgctgctggctctcACGCAGT ACCTGCTGGACCTCATTGTCCTGACCCTGTCTGTGGTGGGCATCACTGCCTCCCACGCCGTCACCATGCTCAGCATCTTCTTTGCCAGCGAGGTCCTTCCCACCGTGATCAG GGGCGCCGGGCTGGGTCTGGTGGTGGGTGCCAGCTTCGTGGGCAAAGCGGCCGCCCCCATCACCGCCATCCCCAACAGCCGTGGCTTCTTCCTGCACCACCTCGTCTTCGCCTCCTTCGCCATCCTCTCTGTCCTCAGCATCATGCTGCTGCCCGAGAGCCAGGGCCGACGCCTGCCCCAGTCCCTGCAGGATGGGGAGAGCCAGCGCCGCCCCCCCCTCTTCCACCGTCCCCCCCGGGAGGACCACCtgcccctcctctccccccacGACATCCCCCACGACTACTCCCGCCTCACCACCTCCACCAAGAGGATGCTGagctccccaccccccccttgCCAGACGTAG
- the CDH15 gene encoding cadherin-15: MSPPLLLACLLAPLCARGATGPGSPQAWWQHEGPRRVKRAWVIPPISISENHKRIPHLLVQIKSDKQQPGGVIYSIKGPGVDEEPLGIFSIDKFTGKVFLNAMLDREENDRYRLKAFALDLGGVTLEDPTDLEIIVVDQNDNRPLFSQDVFTGHVVEGAEPGTCVMTVDATDADDPDTDNAVLRYSILEQGTTTTMFSINATTGQICTTRAGLDRETVGVYNLTVQAADMSGDGLTTTATAVIYLEDINDNAPEFTKEEFSMEVEEQAAGVDVGKVFVHDKDLAGSPNWLAKFTILEGDPEGAFAIRTDPYTNDGVLSVAKPLDHEARDRFELTVSVQNEGPLEPTAPASPRALATVRVRVRDVNEAPIFRENPRRVSVLEGTPPGTPITTYTASDPDTHQLQTLSYALLYDPADWLQLDPHTGTVRTKRELLHPSAFLQGGWYIALILARDDAEPPLSATGTLSIEILEVNDHPPLLQPLAGVVCGRPGRGGNLLLGATDDDRPPHAAPFHFHLSPQHPQLAHNWSITRFNVTHAVLAVLVDLPEGPYSLPLLLRDSGTPPQERQQLLNISVCHCGRDGICQDGALAAATARAGITLGALMIILGSSILLLVLAGLGAAGARGRRRALRKGLLQRSGDDMRDNILNYDEQGGGEEDQDAYDINQLRHPEFLQPRAKPPVRRDALLSTPTPQVPLRKLPSSPSDIEDFINEGLEAADSDPSVPPYDTALIYDYEGSGSVASPLSSIVSSLTDEDQDYDYLSEWGPRFRRLADLYGQ, from the exons ATGAGCCCCCCGCTCCTCCTCGCCTGCCTGCTCGCCCCCCTCTGCGCTCGG GGTGCCACAGGCCCAGGAAGCCCCCAGGCCTGGTGGCAGCACGAGGGTCCACGGCGGGTGAAGAGGGCCTGGGTGATCCCCCCCATCAGCATCTCAGAGAACCACAAGCGCATCCCCCACCTCCTGGTGCAG ATCAAGTCGGACAAGCAGCAGCCCGGGGGGGTGATCTACAGCATCAAGGGGCCGGGGGTGGACGAGGAGCCCCTTGGCATCTTCTCCATAGACAAATTCACCGGGAAAGTTTTCCTCAACGCCATGCTGGACCGGGAGGAGAACGACCGCTACCGG CTCAAAGCCTTCGCGCTGGACCTGGGGGGAGTGACTCTGGAGGACCCCACCGACCTGGAGATCATCGTGGTGGACCAGAACGACAACCGCCCGCTCTTCAGCCAGGATGTCTTCACAGGGCATGTGGTGGAGGGGGCTGAGCCAG GGACCTGCGTGATGACCGTGGATGCCACCGACGCCGATGACCCCGACACAGACAACGCAGTGCTGCGGTATTCCATCCTGGAGCAgggcaccaccaccaccatgtTCAGCATCAATGCCACCACTGGCCAGATCTGCACCACGCGGGCTGGCCTCGACCGTGAG ACAGTGGGGGTGTACAACCTGACGGTGCAGGCAGCTGACATGTCTGGGGACGGGCTCACCACCACGGCCACGGCCGTCATCTACCTGGAGGACATTAATGACAACGCTCCCGAGTTCACCAAGGAAGAG TTCTCCATGGAGGTGGAGGAGCAGGCGGCCGGGGTGGACGTGGGCAAGGTCTTTGTGCACGACAAGGACTTGGCTGGCTCGCCCAACTGGTTGGCCAAGTTCACCATCCTGGAGGGTGACCCCGAGGGTGCCTTTGCCATCCGCACAGACCCCTACACCAACGATGGCGTGCTCTCCGTGGCCAAG CCGCTGGACCATGAGGCGCGGGACCGCTTTGAGCTGACGGTGTCGGTGCAGAACGAGGGCCCCCTGGAGCCCACGGCCCCCGCCAGCCCCCGGGCTCTGGCTACTGTGCGGGTACGGGTGCGGGATGTGAACGAAGCCCCCATATTCCGTGAGAACCCACGGAGGGTCAGCGTGCTGGAGGGGACCCCCCCGGGCACCCCCATCACCACCTACACCGCCAGTGACCCCGATACCCACCAGCTCCAGACCCTCAG CTACGCACTGCTCTATGACCCAGCGGACTGGCTGCAGCTGGACCCCCACACTGGCACCGTCCGCACCAAGCGGGAGCTGCTGCAcccctctgccttcctgcagGGGGGATGGTACATCGCCCTGATCCTCGCCCGTGATGACG CTGAGCCCCCGCTCTCAGCCACCGGCACCCTCTCCATCGAGATCCTGGAGGTGAACGACCACCCgcccctgctgcagcctctggctGGGGTGGTCTGTGGGCGGCCAGGCCGTGGGGGGAACCTGCTCCTGGGGGCCACGGATGACGACCGGCCCCCCCACGCTGCCCCCTTCCACTTCCATctcagcccccagcacccccagcttGCCCATAACTGGAGCATCACCCGGTTCAATG tGACCCATGCcgtgctggctgtgctggtggaCCTGCCCGAGGGGCCCTACTCGCTCCCACTGCTGCTCCGGGACTCGGGGACCCCTCCCCAGGAGcggcagcagctgctgaacatCTCGGTGTGTCACTGTGGCCGGGATGGCATCTGCCAGGACGGggccctggctgctgccactgccaggGCTGGCATCACCCTCGGGGCTCTCATGATCATCCTGGGCAGCAGCATTCTTCTCCTGG TTCTggcggggctgggggctgccggGGCTCGGGGGCGCCGGCGGGCTCTGCGCAAGGGGCTGCTGCAGCGCTCGGGGGACGACATGAGGGACAACATCCTCAACTACGACGAGCAGGGTGGGGGCGAGGAGGACCAG GACGCCTATGACATCAACCAGCTCCGGCACCCCGAGTTCTTGCAGCCCCGGGCCAAGCCCCCGGTGCGCAGGGACgccctgctcagcacccccaccccccaggtTCCCCTCCGCaagctgcccagcagcccctccGACATCGAGGACTTCATCAACGAG GGGCTGGAGGCGGCTGACAGTGACCCCAGCGTCCCGCCCTACGACACGGCTCTCATCTACGACTACGAGGGCTCAGGCTCGGTCGCCAGCCCCCTCAGTTCCATCGTTTCTAGCCTGACGGATGAGGACCAGGACTATGACTACCTGAGCGAGTGGGGACCACGCTTCCGACGCCTGGCAGACCTCTACGGGCAatga